In Micromonospora inyonensis, the genomic window CCGGTGCCGCTGGTGCCGGAGCTGCGACTGGTCATGGCCGAGGACGCGATCGTCCTCTGGGCACGACTCGAAGCCGAGGCGGGCCACGTCCTCCCGCCGCCGTTCTGGGCGTCGGCCTGGACCGGCGGGCAGGGTCTCGCGCGTTACATCCTCGATCACCCGGACACCGTGGCCGGTTGCCATGTCCTCGACGTCGCATCCGGCTCCGGACTGGTCGCTATCGCCGCGGCGATAGCTGGCGCCGCCGGGGTCACCGCCAACGACATCGACCCCTACTCGATCGCGGCAATCAACGCCAACGCCCACGCCAACGGCGTCGAGTTGACCCTGTCGTCGAGTGACCTGCTTGACGGCGACGTTGACGGCGTGGATGTGGTGTTGGCCGGTGACGCGCTCTACCACCCGTCTGTGGCGGCCCGGATGCTGCCGTTCCTCGCCCGCGTCGTGGCGAAGGGCGCTCGGGTCCTTGTTGGCGATCCGGACCGGGGCCACCTGGCCCATGACTGGCTGGAGTGGGTGGCGACGTACGAGGTGCCGATGAGCGGCGCTCCGGAAGACGCGCAGCTTCACCTGACGAGCGTGCTCAAGCCACGACGCGACAAGGTGGACGACCGGCGGGGCCGGGCCACACGCACCACTGCATCGAAGGGCAACGCCGCGCTGGAGGCGATGATCGAGGAAGCCACCGTCGACGCGTACGGCGGCGACGAGCAGCTCACCGGCCTGTTCACCATGATCGAAGAGCACCTGGCGGTGCCGTTCACCACCACCGTCCTCGGTGTCGAGGTCAGCGTGTACAAGATTGACCTGACCGCGGACAGCATCGTCGCGGTCTGCGCCCGAGGCTGCCACCGACAGAGGATCGACCTCCTCGACCTGCCGCTCCCCACCCCCGCGCCGGACGGCACCGCGTGGATCGACGCCTACCGGCACTGGGCCGGAAGGTAGGCCGCGATGAGCGAGTACCAGTACTACGAATTCACCGCCGTCGACCGGCCCCTCACCGGCCGAGACCAGGCCGACCTGCGGTCGCTGTCGACCCGCGCCGACATCACCGCCACCAGCTTCGTGAACACCTACGAGTGGGGCAACTTCAAGGGCGACCCGCGCACGCTGATGGAACGGTACTTCGACGCGCACCTGTACCTGGCGAACTGGGGCACCCACCAGCTCATGCTGCGGCTACCGAAACACCTGCTCGACCCCGTAACCGTCGCCCAGTACTGCCAGAGTGGCAGCGCATCCGCTTGGACCGCCGGCAAGCACGTCATCATCGACCTCCACGACGAGGACGAGGACGGCGTCGACGAGTGGGACCTCGACGGCCACGGCCTGCTCACCTCGATCATCCCGGTCCGGGCCAGCCTTGCCGCCGGCGACCTGCGCCTGCTGTACCTGGCCTGGCTCCGCTGCATACAGTCCGAGGAGATCGCCGACGACGAGGCCGAACCGCCCGTCCCAGCCGGACTGGGCACCCTCGACGAGTCCCTCACCGCCGTCGCCGAGTTCCTGCGCGTCGACTCCGATCTGATCGCGGCTGCGGCGGCCGGGTCGTCACCGGTCGCCTCCGGTGAACCGACCGCTGCGAAACTACGCACCTGGGTCGTCGGGCTGCCCGCCCGGGACAAGGACGCGATCCTGACCGACCTGATCACCGGCGGCGACAGCCACCTACGCAGCCGACTGCTGCGCCGCTACCGCGACGCGCATCCCACCGACGCGTCCACCCCGACGGCCGCTCGTACCGCCGGGCAACTGCTCGCCACCGCCGCGGAGTTGCGCGCCGAGCGGGATCGACAGGACGCCGAGCAGCGCGAACGCGAGCGGGTTCGCCGCGAACGGTCCGCCGCAGCAGCCCGGCAACGGCACCTCGACACTCTCGCGGTCGACCAACCCGCCGCATGGCAGCGGGTCGACGAACTCATCGCCACGAAAAAACCCCGCGAGTACGACACCGCAGTTCAACTCCTCAT contains:
- a CDS encoding calcium-binding protein; protein product: MIEEATVDAYGGDEQLTGLFTMIEEHLAVPFTTTVLGVEVSVYKIDLTADSIVAVCARGCHRQRIDLLDLPLPTPAPDGTAWIDAYRHWAGR